The genomic interval ACGAAAACGCGGCACGATGATGTCCCGTACGATCCGGCCGGCCAGCGCGTCGGGGATGGCGCCTTCGAGGCCGTAGCCCGTCGCGATGAACACCTCGCGTTCTTCACGGGCTACCAGAATGACCACGCCGTTGTCGTACTCCTTCTGTCCCACGCCCCAGCGCCGCCCCAGCTCCACGGCATAGTCGGCGGCCGGGATGCCGTTGAGCGTGGGCAGCGTCACGATCACGATCTGCGTCGAGGTCGTGTCGGCGTAGGTGGCCAGCTTCCGGCTCAGCATCTGCTCTTCCGCCGGGGTCAGCAGGTCGGCCAGGTCGGTGACCCACTGCCCGCTGGGCGGAATCACTTCAATCTGCTGCGCCAGCGCCACCGACGTCAGCAGCAGCGCCGGCAGCCAGCCGAGCCACCTTCCGCCGAATCGTCGCATGGGTCAGAGATCAAATTCTACCTGCGGCGCTTCCTGGGCGCTTTCGGCTGCCTCGAACGGTTGCTTGGGCACAAAACCCGTCAGGCTGGCCACCAGCACCGTCGGAAATCGCCGGACCAGCGTGTTGTAGCGCCGCACGGCTTCGTTGTAATCGCGTCGGGCCACGGCGATGCGGTTTTCCGTGCCTTCGAGCTGCACCAGCAGATCACGGAAGGCCTCCGTGGTCTGCAGCTGCGGATAGTTTTCGGCCACGGCCAGCAACCGGGCCAGCGCACTCGAAAGTTGCGCCTGCGCCTCCTGGAACTGCCGCACCTTCTCCGGATCGCTCAGATCTTCGACGCTCAGCGTGATCGACGTGGCACGCGCCCGCGCGTTTGTCACGGCCTCCAGCGTCTCGCGCTCGAAGTTGGCCGACGCCTGCACCGTCCGCACCAGGTTGGGAATCAGATCGGCGCGGCGTTGATACTGCGCCTGCAGGTCGGCCCAGGCACGGGCCACCATCTCATCGGCTTCAACCATCCGGTTGTAGGCGCTGCAGCCGGCGCAGCCGGCCATGCCGAGCAGCAGCACCACCACAACCAGGGCCAGCAGTCCTTTGCTTCGCATAGCGGTTTGCTTCAGGCCTGAACAGACACACGGCCCGCCTACGCAGGCGCGAAAGATCGGGTTTCAATCAAAAGCAACCGTCCCGCAACAATCTGACGGCTGAACGATTAAGATAGAACGGCGTGCGTTTTGCAACGGATTGCGTTATCTTTGTCTGATCCGATCAAGCCATCATACTCGCGATGAAGAAATCACTGCGTTACACCCTCCCGGCCGTTTTGCTGCTGGCGCTGGGCATTCTGCTGGGCTGGAATCTGCAGCAGGCCGTTTCCGACACCGACACGCTGGCCAGCCTGCGCAAGCTCGAAGAAGCTTTCCTGACGATCACGCAGCGCTACGTCGATCCGGTCGAGCCCGAACCGCTGGCCGAGGAGGCCATCCGGGCCATGCTTCAGGAGCTGGATCCCCACTCCGTGTACATCACCGCCGAAGAGATGAAGGAGCTTCGGGAAAGCTACCAGGGCTCTTTCGGCGGCATCGGTATCTGGTTCGAGGTAGTGGATGACACAGCCCGTGTGGTGGCCACCATCAGCGGCGGACCCAGCGAGGCGGTCGGGCTGCAACCCGGCGATCGGATCATCAAAATCGAAGACTCCAGTGCCGTCGGCCTGTCCTCCACCGAAATCCAGAAGCGCCTCAAAGGTCCGGAAGGCACCAAAGTGCGCGTAACCATTCGCCGGCTGGGCGTTCGCGAGCCGCTGGAGTTTACGATCACGCGTGACCGCATTCCGCTCTATACGGTCGATGCCGCCTACATGCTCGACGAGCGGACCGGCTACATCCGCATCAGTCGCTTTGCCATGACCACCTATGACGAATTCCTGGAACACCTGGATCGGCTCAAGCGGCAGGGCATGGAGCGGCTGGTGCTGGACCTGCGCGGCAATCCGGGCGGCATCATGGA from Rhodothermus marinus carries:
- a CDS encoding TPM domain-containing protein, with protein sequence MRRFGGRWLGWLPALLLTSVALAQQIEVIPPSGQWVTDLADLLTPAEEQMLSRKLATYADTTSTQIVIVTLPTLNGIPAADYAVELGRRWGVGQKEYDNGVVILVAREEREVFIATGYGLEGAIPDALAGRIVRDIIVPRFRRGDFYGGLSAAVDAIIAAAQGEFQPPPRAADDRGVWVNVASLFVLLVVLLFFLSAMRSGGGPPRGRKGARYPYRVYRREPDFPPIIIWGGGFGGGGGWSSGGGWGGGGDFGGFSGGGGSFGGGGAGGHW
- a CDS encoding LemA family protein, encoding MRSKGLLALVVVVLLLGMAGCAGCSAYNRMVEADEMVARAWADLQAQYQRRADLIPNLVRTVQASANFERETLEAVTNARARATSITLSVEDLSDPEKVRQFQEAQAQLSSALARLLAVAENYPQLQTTEAFRDLLVQLEGTENRIAVARRDYNEAVRRYNTLVRRFPTVLVASLTGFVPKQPFEAAESAQEAPQVEFDL